From one Montipora capricornis isolate CH-2021 chromosome 10, ASM3666992v2, whole genome shotgun sequence genomic stretch:
- the LOC138020093 gene encoding zinc finger MYM-type protein 1-like, producing the protein MLTSSTADPAFTKNGFCNWKNALEKKKGFQKHESSDSHMEAVARYVTAPATVIGDIGDLLCERHALEKSKNRKILLTILSNTRYLARQALPLRGDWNTETMCEENSNFHQLLKLRSQENPEIIEWLQKRDEKYTSPEIQNEMLEAMAFSMMRKISANIQNATFFTIMADETADVSNKEQLVICIRWVDHCFVIHEDFIGMHPLERTTADQVVAILKNALLRMNLNIQHARGQCYDGAATMAGEKTGVATQIKTINGKCLYTHCYGHALNLAVADAIKSVQCISDSLDTVREIGKLVKKSPQRNTKLDKIRAETKNESRGVHAFCPTRWTVRGEALAAVINNHAELMELWDWSLTVSKDTEMKARIRGVQSMMTTFNFYFGCTLGEQLLRQTDNLSRALQDSSTSAAQGNRLAQDVVKTLLKDRTDTSFHLFWARILQRKTTEIQTIEDPMLPRKRKAPVRHEVGEQNTHHFPKTHKDHYRRIYFNAIDTVTQCIATRFEQKDFKIYLNIQELLLKSFASEPCDTELAEVVKMYSEDLDSFKLKGQLLLLPQTAESMGFDTSEFDVNDLVTFLQSLDSSRRKLLSEISTLGKLLLVLPATNAVSERSFSALKRVKTYLRSTTGDSRLNHLMMLHVHKDRTDALTLVDVANDFVGEKENRKQLFGKFSANDIPNKFSTSSKSTQTEN; encoded by the coding sequence ATGTTAACTTCATCTACTGCAGACCCAGCTTTTAcgaaaaatggattttgtaaCTGGAAAAATGCGttggagaaaaagaaaggatttcaaaaGCACGAATCGTCTGATTCGCATATGGAGGCAGTTGCAAGATATGTCACGGCACCCGCAACAGTAATAGGTGATATCGGTGACTTGCTATGTGAACGACATGCATtagaaaagagcaaaaatagaaagattttgCTCACAATCCTGTCCAACACCCGATACTTAGCGCGCCAGGCTTTGCCATTAAGGGGAGACTGGAACACTGAAACAATGTGTGAGGAGAACTCCAATTTTCATCAGCTGCTGAAACTACGGTCACAAGAAAATCCAGAGATCATTGAGTGGCTTCAGAAAAGAGATGAGAAATACACATCGCCAGAAATTCAGAATGAGATGCTAGAGGCAATGGCTTTTAGCATGATGCGGAAAATATCTGCAAACATTCAGAATGCGACCTTTTTCACGATCATGGCTGACGAAACAGCAGATGTTTCAAACAAGGAACAACTAGTTATTTGCATTCGGTGGGTCGACCACTGTTTTGTGATACACGAAGATTTCATCGGAATGCATCCTTTGGAAAGAACAACTGCAGATCAAGTAGTAGCAATACTAAAGAATGCCCTACTGAGAATGAATTTAAACATCCAGCACGCCCGTGGGCAGTGTTATGATGGAGCAGCGACAATGGCAGGCGAGAAAACAGGAGTAGCTACGCAAATTAAAACCATCAACGGAAAATGCTTATACACGCACTGTTATGGGCATGCCTTAAATCTGGCTGTCGCTGATGCCATAAAATCAGTTCAGTGCATCAGTGATTCACTTGATACAGTACGCGAAATTGGAAAGCTGGTTAAAAAGTCACCGCAAAGAAACACAAAGTTAGACAAAATAAGAGCCGAAACCAAGAATGAGTCACGTGGTGTACATGCATTTTGCCCTACGAGATGGACTGTGCGTGGCGAAGCATTAGCAGCAGTGATCAATAATCACGCTGAACTAATGGAACTATGGGACTGGTCGCTAACCGTGTCAAAAGACACGGAAATGAAGGCAAGAATCAGAGGTGTTCAAAGTATGATGACAacgttcaatttttattttggttgtACTCTGGGAGAGCAGCTTCTGAGGCAGACCGACAACCTAAGTCGCGCCTTGCAAGATTCATCCACCTCAGCTGCTCAAGGTAACAGACTTGCCCAGGATGTGGTAAAAACCTTACTGAAAGATCGGACTGATACCTCATTTCATCTTTTTTGGGCTCGGATCTTACAACGCAAAACTACAGAGATTCAGACCATTGAGGATCCTATGTTACCCAGGAAGAGAAAAGCACCAGTCAGGCACGAAGTTGGAGAACAGAACACCCACCACTTTCCTAAAACCCACAAAGACCATTACAGACGAATCTACTTTAATGCCATAGATACTGTAACCCAATGCATCGCCACAAGATTTGAgcaaaaagacttcaaaatctaCTTGAACATACAGGAGCTCCTCTTGAAGTCTTTTGCCAGTGAGCCATGTGACACTGAGCTAGCCGAAGTGGTGAAAATGTACAGCGAAGATTTGGATTCTTTCAAGTTAAAAGGACAACTTTTGCTTTTACCACAGACAGCAGAGTCAATGGGGTTTGACACTTCAGAATTTGACGTCAATGATTTGGTAACCTTCTTGCAGTCGCTTGATAGCTCCCGCCGAAAACTATTAAGCGAAATTTCTACCCTGGGAAAGCTGTTACTCGTCCTGCCAGCAACCAATGCCGTTAGTGAGAGATCGTTTTCAGCTTTAAAGCGGGTGAAGACGTATTTGCGCTCAACAACCGGAGACTCTAGACTGAACCACCTCATGATGTTGCATGTTCACAAGGACAGAACAGATGCTCTGACCCTTGTAGACGTAGCTAATGACTTCGTTGGGGAGAAAGAAAACCGAAAGCAATTGTTTGGCAAATTTTCCGCGAACGATATCCCAAACAAGTTCTCTACTTCGTCaaagtcaacacaaacggaaaaTTAG